One Xiphophorus couchianus chromosome 1, X_couchianus-1.0, whole genome shotgun sequence genomic region harbors:
- the trh gene encoding pro-thyrotropin-releasing hormone: MKSASLLVLASFVICNLAVCDGQGLPAEDEMDRSTTIDNLMLQRAQSLLLRSILKKLQDGDVRNDGIFSQPEWVTKRQHPGKRFFEDLEKRQHPGRREVVDGEQFWDMQKRQHPGKREDEMHSFTEFQKRQHPGKRSTTGHIPDSPVALLSELSKRQHPGKRYLVLHSKRQHPGKRLLEDEDGEADWTEDGEEDMSELEKRQHPGKRFWDNSSPELSTSSPCDVLDSDSCSKTSLLLDFLENINKSHAEEKRQHPGKRFASEEEMEEGE, translated from the exons ATGAAGTCGGCAAGCCTTCTAGTCCTGGCATCTTTTGTGATCTGCAACTTGGCAGTGTGTGATGGACAGGGTCTCCCTGCTGAGGACGAGATGGACCGAAGTACCACCATAGACAACCTCATGCTACAGAGAGCACAGAGCCTCCTCTTACGGTCTATTCTCAAAAAGCTGCAGGATGGAGACGTTAGAAATG ATGGGATTTTCTCACAACCAGAATGGGTGACAAAAAGACAGCATCCCGGCAAGAGGTTCTTCGAGGACCTGGAGAAGCGGCAGCATCCGGGCAGAAGGGAGGTGGTCGACGGCGAGCAGTTTTGGGATATGCAAAAGAGACAGCACCCCGGCAAGCGCGAAGATGAAATGCATTCGTTCACGGAGTTCCAGAAGAGGCAGCATCCAGGGAAGCGCTCCACCACGGGACACATTCCCGACAGCCCCGTCGCGCTGCTCAGCGAACTTTCCAAGCGCCAGCACCCGGGCAAGCGCTATCTGGTGCTGCACAGCAAGCGCCAGCATCCCGGTAAGCGTCTTCTCGAAGATGAGGACGGTGAAGCGGACTGGACTGAGGACGGAGAGGAAGATATGTCAGAGCTGGAGAAGCGTCAGCACCCAGGAAAGCGCTTTTGGGATAACTCCAGTCCGGAATTAAGCACCAGCAGTCCGTGTGATGTTTTGGACTCTGACAGCTGCAGTAAGACCAGCCTGCTGCTCGACTTTCTggaaaacatcaacaaaagtCACGCCGAGGAGAAGAGACAACACCCGGGGAAAAGGTTTGCAtcagaggaggagatggaggaaggAGAGTAG